A genomic stretch from Lathyrus oleraceus cultivar Zhongwan6 chromosome 2, CAAS_Psat_ZW6_1.0, whole genome shotgun sequence includes:
- the LOC127119886 gene encoding uncharacterized protein LOC127119886 — MASQLVSDVRCQPLLMQYAASYGERGSKQKPFRRQNYGYRRIENSIIQPEESAFKEHKNKKESSQEKGAKRSTNLAQAQKLQRLGISYVATSFLYMVIKVKAFYKGFIGDVASESRMVGIEAPVAEAYFSVPVLPN; from the coding sequence ATGGCTTCACAACTTGTTAGTGATGTAAGATGCCAACCATTACTAATGCAGTATGCAGCTTCTTATGGTGAAAGAGGAAGCAAACAAAAACCATTTCGTCGCCAAAACTATGGTTATCGTCGAATAGAGAATAGCATAATCCAACCTGAAGAAAGTGCCTTCAAAGAGCACAAAAATAAGAAAGAATCATCACAAGAAAAGGGTGCAAAACGTAGCACAAATCTAGCTCAAGCACAGAAGCTTCAGAGGTTGGGAATCTCTTACGTTGCAACATCTTTTCTTTACATGGTAATTAAGGTTAAAGCATTCTACAAAGGATTCATTGGAGATGTTGCTAGTGAATCAAGAATGGTGGGAATTGAAGCACCTGTGGCAGAGGCATATTTCTCAGTTCCAGTTCTACCAAATTGA